The Lysobacter gummosus sequence CGCCCACGGACACCCCCGCGCGTCCCGTCTGTCGATTCGGAGTCCCCGCCGTCATGTTCACTGAAACCCAACTGGCCGCCGCCGTTCAATGCCCGCCCGCCCGCGCCGTGCGATGGCTGTCGCCGCTACTGCGCGCCATGCACCGACAAGGCATCACCACGCCACGCCGCGCCGCGCACTTCCTGGCCCAGCTCGGGCACGAAAGCGCCGGCCTGTCGCGCCTGGAAGAAAACCTCAATTACTCGGCCTCGCGCCTGCTGGAAGTCTTCGAAGACCATTTCAACCCAGCCACGGCCGCGCAGTACGCGGGCCAGCCCGAACGCATCGGCAATCGCGTGTATGCGTCGAGCAACGGCAACCGCAACGAGTCCAGCGGCGACGGCTATCGTTTCCGAGGCCGTAGCCCGGTGCATCTGACCGGGCGCGCAAATTACCGCTGGATCGGCGAATTACTGGGCCTGCCGTTGGAAGCGCAACCCGACCTTGCAACCGGCGTGGAAGTCGGCGCCGATATCGCGGCGGCCTACTGGCGCGGTCGTGGCCTCAACATCCTGGCCGACGAAAACGACACGCTCGGCGTGAGTCGCAAACTCAACCTGGGCCGCACCGATACCCGCCGCCTGCCGAACGGCTGGGTAGACCGCGCGGCGCGCACCAAACGCGCCCTGGCCGCGTTCGGGCTGGCCGCATGACCCGTGCGCTAGCGCTGCTGCTGGTGCTGGTCGCCCTGGTCGGCGGTTTCGTCCATATCGAGAACGGACGCCGCCACGCGGCCGAGGAACGCGCCAGCGCGGCCGAGGACGCCCGCCGCGAGGCCGAGGACGCCCGCGATCTGGCGTTGGCCCATGAGCGCGTTGTGGTGCGTTACGTGGACCGCGTGCAGGTCGTGCGCGCCAACGCCCAAATCATCACCAAGGAAATCCCCATCTATGTCACTCCGACCGCCGACGCTGCTTGCACTGTGCCTGTTGGGTTTGTGCGCCTGCATGACGCCGCCGCAGCGAACCAACCCACCACCCCAAGCACCGGAAATCCTGATGCGCCCGCCGCTGGCGTTGCGCTCTCTGACGTTGCCGGCGCCGTCGCCGACAACTACGCCACCTGTCACGCCAACGCCGAGCAAGTAATCGGCTTGCAGGACTACGTGCGCGAACTGCTGCGCCTGCGCAATCCATGAACAAGCCGGCCAGTTTGCGCGCCCATCTCGCAAAGGCGATTCCAGAACTGCAACGCAACCCCGAAAGCCTGCTGGTGTTCGTGGAGGAAGGAAGCCTAATCAGCACCGCGCAAACGAGCGAGTCATTCGAACTGCGTTATCGGCTGTCGCTGGTGCTGGTGGATTTCGTCGGCGATGCCAATCGCCTCTTTCTGGCGGTGTTGCGCTGGGCCGCACTGCATCAAAACGAATTGCTCGCCAATCCCGACCGGCGCGGCGATATCGCGTTTGAGGTGGACGTGATCGACCATGAGCGCGCCGACGTGGAGATTCGTTTACCGCTAACCGAACGAATCGGCGTGCTCGTCCTGCAGAACGGCGAGGACCGTATTACGCCGTGGCCCGAGCCGAAGTTCGACCCTGAGTCGTGGTGCAACTTCGGCATGGTGCCGTGAACGATCTTGAGCAATTGGAAACGTGGGCGACGCCGCTGATTGCGGCGCTGGCCCCATCCGCTCGCAGCAAACTGCTACAAGCGCTAGCTGTTGATCTACGGCGGTCGCAACAACGCCGCATCGCGCAGCAACGCAACCCGGACGGCAGCGTCTACGCACCGCGCAAGCCGCAGCGAGAGGACCGTGCCGGCCGCATTCGTCGCGGCGCCATGTTTCGACGCATCCGCATGGCCCGCCATCTGCGAGCGACCAGCAACGCGGACGGGTTGCGCGTCGGATACGCCGGACGCGTAGCCCGCATCGCCCGCGTTCACCAAGAGGGTGGCATCGACATCGCGAAGCGCGGTGGTGCCTCTATCCGCTACGCCCGCCGGCAACTGCTCGGCTTCAATGAAAAAGACCGAGAACTAGTCCAGAGTTGGCTACTTAATCACCTAAGCCAGACAGCACCCTTGCCGAGATGACAGCAGAGCATCTATAAGTGATCGATCGCTCAAACGGTGGAAGTAGTTCGCGACCTCCAGGCGGTAAACTTTATATTCGGATTGCTGCTAGATTCGTTTCCAACCGCCCCCCCGAACCAAGAAAGCCTCAAACAATGTACGACTTCAAAACGCTTTCATACGCAGACTTTGAAGACTTGACCCGCGACTTGGTGGGTGAGGCTCTCTCGCTTAACTTTGAGGGCTTCTGTCCAGGCCCTGATGGAGGAATAGATGGTCGCCACGCCATGGGTGGGCAGACCACTATTTTGCAAGCCAAACACTACGCCGGCTCAAGCTTCTCACAATTAAAATCCGAGATGAGGCGCGCGCGCGCGACTATCGACTGTTTAATCGCGGACCGTTACCTACTCGTCACCTCATGCCCGCTTACACCTGCGAATAAAATTGAACTCGCAGAGATTATTGGCACCAAGCTTAAGCAATCAGCGGATATCCTGGGGCCTGAAGATCTCAATGCCATGCTTCGACGTTACCCGAGCATAGAAAAAAGTCACATCAAATTATGGCTATCGAGTGCTGCGGTATTAGATCGCATCATTCGTTCCGTGCACTACGACTTTGCCGCACAATCCCGCGAGGAAATGGAGGAAAAGGTTAAGGTCTACGTGCCTAATCCGAGCTTCAACGAATCTTTCGACAAGCTTGAGAAGCACCATGTTTTGATCATTTCTGGGCCGCCAGGAGTGGGGAAGTCTACGCTGGCCGAGATGCTTTCCTATAGCTATATCGGGAAAGACTGGGAGTACATACCCATTCGCAGCCTTGACGATGGTTTTAGCGCTCTGAACGATTCACGACACCGCGTCTACTACTTCGATGACTTTCTAGGCCAAATCGCCCTAGATCCGAAGACCCTCGCTGCAAAAGACTCCGAACTGGCTAGATTCATTCGCAAAATCCGCTCCACTGGTAACGCGCGCTTCATCATGACCACTCGCGCCTACATCTTCGAAGAAGCCAGAAGGTTGTCAGATCATTTAGCCGATCCGCAGCTAGATATGAACAAATACATCCTGGACGTGGGAATATATACACGCCGAATTAGGGCGCGCATCCTATACAACCACTTGCTGGCCCGAAGCACGCCGCTATCGTTCGTGCAAGCCTTGATCCTCAGCGGAGAATTGCCCAGCATCATCGATCATCCGAATTACAATCCTCGTGTCATTGAGTGGATGACGGATGTGAATCGTCTTCAGAACGTGGCGCCAGATGAATATGTTGGCACCTTTATGGGCGCCCTCGACAACCCCCATAATCTTTGGGATACCGCGTTCCGCACGCACCTCAAGCCGCACTGTCAGCACCTCTTAATTGCACTTTTCTTTATGCAACAGTACGGCGCGGACCTTGATGACCTGCGCATTGCTTACGACGCACTTCACGCGGTCCTATGTGAAAAGCACCGGCTGTCTTCTACGCCCAAAGATTTCGTTGAGTCCATTAGAATTCTAGAGGGCGGATTCATCGCTCTCACAGGTCGCAGCGCTTCGTTCGTCAACCCTTCGCTTCGCGACTACTTATCCGACTATCTGAGCGATTTTGCATTGCTCCGCACCATCGCACCAACCGCGCAATCGGCGCGCTGGGCGAGAAATCTCTGGAGGCACGCTCAAGCCATCGACTTGGGTGATGGCCAGCACAGGCAATTGGTATTGTCTTTGGTGCCAGTCGCTGAATCATTCCGAAGCATTCCTCTTTTCAGGCAGAGCCATCAAGATCCTAACTCACTAGAGACACGCGACCTTCAAAACGCCGAGAGAATTCGCGTGATACTTGAATGGTGGCTGGTTACCGGCGAAAAATCTTTGGCAGCCTCAGCACTAGCGTATGCCGAAAACCCAGCAGAGCCATTTCGGTCGTGGCGAGACCTGGAAGATATGACGAATATTTTTCTAGATCTTTCAGAAGCAGAATATGATTCACTTCCTGACCGCAAGAAGCTATTGGCGGTGCTAGAGAAAACATTGATTCGCTTCTTGCAGGAAGGCTTAAGCGGCGAGGAGCTGACTCAAATGGCGGCAGCTGTAGACGCGGCGGATGGGTTGCTTAGCGATCATGCAAAATTGGATGTCGCTGACGGAATTCGATACCAGATTGAACACACCTCATCAATGAGTTATCAGACGGAGTCCCTATCCGAATTAGATGACTATGGACGTGCACTGAAACGGCTCGCGCGTCACTCAAACATTTCTATGACAGAGCTCAGTCACGCGCTATCTTTGCTTGATGACCGGCGGGATGAAATTGAGCTGACTATCCACCAGATACCTTCGCCATCTGTTTCCCGAGTGGCTGGTGCGGAACCAGAGATCTTCAGCGATGTAGACCTGAGCAATTTGTTCTCTCCATTGCTCTTTAGACAGCATGACCAATAGCTCCGACCACAACATCCATTTAACCGCGCCGTCGATAGCCCCAACGGGGTAGCTTCGCTAGCTCGTCAAGCACAGCGCGTAACCCTTCATCACTTTCCACGGCCAGCGCGTCGGGCTTATTGCCGTCGATGAGAACATCAACGCGCCACGCTTCGCGGCTCTTGCCCGCCGCTAGGTCCAACGCTCGCAGATAAGTCCGATAGCGGGAGTTATGGATGTGGCGCAGATGCCACCGCATGAATTCCGTTGTCGAAATACGGCCCTCACTCCGGGATGCGTATTCGGGATTTCCCGGCATGTACTCGCTTGAGTCCAGCGCGGAGCCGGCGGCGGTCAATAAGAAGGCGGTATCGTCGGCCAACGCGGCGCGCTGTTCTGGCGTTCGCTGCACCCGCTCTTTCAGTTCGCGCGAACGCTGCATGCACTGGGCCGCAAGCTCGATCAAATCATGGTCGAGGTAGGGGTTTCTAGGTGGGTTGCGCATGGTTGCGCCCTCAAGGCTCGACGCCCGCAGTCTACGCCCGCACGTCGCACCCGGTGAGACGGTAAAACCCGCTTACACAAAGGCACTTCGTAGGCCCATCGACGTGCGCGCGCGAATCTGACCCGAGTTTCTACCGGGTCCGCCATGTCCACTTTTACCGCCGTCGATCTGTCGCGTCTTCCGCCGCCCGCGCTGGTGGAACCGCTGGATTACGAAACGATCCTGGCGAAGCGCATCGCGAAATTCCGCGAGCTGTTTCCGGACTTCGACGGGCTCACAGAATCCGATCCGTCGATCATCCATTTGCAGGAAAGCGCTTATCGCGAATTGGTGTTCCGCCAGCGCGTCAACGACGCCGCGAAAGGCGGAATGCTCGCTTATGCAACAGGGACCGATCTTGACCACATCGGCGCACGCGACAACATCACGCGTTACATGCTCGATCCCGGCGACCCATCGCGCGGCATCCCGCCCATCTTCGAAAGCGATGCGGACTTTCGCCGCCGCATTCAGCTGGCGCCGGAAGGTTTCTCGGTCGCCGGCCCGGAAGGCGCCTACATCTTCCATGCGCTCAGCGCAGACCCGGACGTATTGGACGCGAGCGCGACCAGCCCGGCGCCCGGTGAGGTGCTGGTCACCGTCCTGGCGCGTCGCGGCGATGGCACCGCATCGCCTGCCTTAGTGAGTGCGGTTGAACGCGTGTTGACCGATGACCGCATTCGGCCGCTGACCGATTACGTCAAAGTGCAGTCGGCGCGCATCGTGCCGTTCGAAGTACGCGCCACGGTCTACACCTACGCCGGCCCCGATTCGTCATTGGTCATCGACGAATCCGTCAAACGGCTGCGTCGCTACATCGAAGAGTCGCACCGACTCGGCCGCGACGTTCCGCGCTCGGGCCTGTTCTCCGTCCTGCACTCCGAAGGCGTGCAGCGCGTCGAACTGCACTCGCCTGCGGCCGATATCGTGATCGATCGGACCCAAGCCACGAACTGCACGGCCGTGGATATCGCCGTTGGCGGCGTCGATGAATAGCCTGCTACCGCCGAACGCAACCGCATTCCAACGCGCCCTAGAAGCCACCAACGCGGCAGTTACAGAGGTTCCGATTCCGCTGCGCGAGATACGCGACCCGGATCGGTGTCCGCTTGCGTTCCTGCCGTGGCTGGCCTGGGATCGATCGATAGATTCTTGGAAGCCGTATTGGTCCGAACACGTGAAGCGCGCCCGTGTTCGCACCGCAACAGAGATTCAGCGCCGCAAGGGCACGGCGCAGAGCGTGCGCGACGTGGTGTCCGCGTTCGGCGGCGCAGTGGTGTTGCGCGAATGGTGGCAGATGGAGCCCAAGGGGCCGCCGCACACGTTCGACGTGCAGTTGACCGTCTCCGGCGAAGCCGGACAGGTCGCCACCAAAGAGTTTGTGGCGGACGTGATCGCGGAAATCGCGCGAACGAAACCCGTGCGGTCGCACTTCACTTTCACGCAAGGCGCCTATGCCGTCGGCGGCGTTGGCGTCGCCGCTGCGGCCCGCGTCGCCGTGCATCGCCGCTTGCAGTTCCAAGCCATCGAACCCAAGGACAACGCAACCTCGTGAGCGGACTTTTCATCACTGTTACCAGCGCCGGCTATCGAGCGTTGGTAAATCGCACCAACACCGGGACAAACCCGGTCACCGTGACGCATATCGGCCTGAGCGCTGCGACCTTCACCAGCACCGAGGACATGACCGCCCTTCCCGGCGAGTTCATGCGCCTGACCAGCTTCGGCGGTGTCGCAGTCGCTAAGGACACGTTGCACCTGTCCATCCGCGACGACGGCCCGGGCCAGTACGCCTATCGCGCGTTCGGTCTGTATCTGAGCGACGGCACGTTGTTTGCCATCTACAGCCAACCCGGCGTGATCCTGGACAAGAGCGCGGCCGCGTCCATGCTGCTGACCGCCGACGTGCGCTTCCAAAGGATCGACGCGACGACGCTGGTGTTTGGTGACACGTACTGGTTGAACCCGCCTGCGACCGAGACCGTGCAAGGTGTTGTAGAGATTGCCGACCGTGTCGAGGCCATCGCCGGCACAGACCACACGCGCGCCCTGACGCCGTTCGGCGGCAAAGCATTGGTAGACGCACGCCTGGGCGAGAACGCCCCGAGCGCATTTGTAAAAACGCTGTTGGCAGCGGCAACCGCGGTGGCCCTGCGCGGATCGCTGGGCCTGGGTTCCGCGTCGGTGCGCAACGAGGGCCACGGCAATAACTTGGATGCCGACAAGCTCGACGGCGAACACGGCGCGTTCTACCGCGATTTCGGAAATCTCACCAACGTACCGAGTGACTTCACCCCGAAGGCACATCGCCACGCCTGGGCCGAACTGGACGGGGTGCCCGATACCGCGCGGCGCTGGCCGACGTTCGAAGAAGTCACCGGCCGCCCCGACGCCTATAAGCCGCTGGCGCATACACACGCCATCGCCGACGTGAACGGCCTGCAACCCGCTTTGGACAGCCGCGCCAACAAGGCCCACCAACACGACGGCACGGATATCTCCGGCCGCCTGGGTGGCGTCGGAAAGACTATTGGCGATTGGAACACCGCGACGGAAAACGGTTGGTACATGGCGTCAGGCGCGGCGAACGCCCCTATCGCGGGCGAGTGGTTCATCGGCGAAGTTGTTCAGCACAACAGCGATTGGCAGACACAAACCGTCTGGACGTTCGCGTCCAACTTTCGCAACCTCTGGCGGCGACAGAAGTCGGGCGGAACGTGGACTGCCTGGGAGCGTTGCCACTTGCACGAAAGCACGCTGGACACGCGCTACGCGGTGCGTCGGGACAACGTGAGCTTTCGTGACGTAACCGCAGACCGTGGCGACGGTACCGGCGTGATCTTCCTCAACGCCAGCTTGAACCGCTATCTGTATTGGGACGGGACCAACTACAGCTTTAATGAAGCCTCGGTTTCTATGCCGGGCGGCTTGAACACGGGCTCGTCGCGCCACCTGAAAACCGATTTGCAGGCCCTGCCCTATGGCCTGGCTGAAATCGAGCGTATCCGGGTCAAGGTCGGCCAATACAAAAGCGACTTCCAAAGCGACGGGCGCCGCCGTTGCTTCGTGATCGCCGAACAGCTCGCGCCAATCATCCCCGAAGCGGTGCGTAAAAAGTCGGTGCTGTTCCGAGGCAAGCGGTACGCCGCCGTCGAGTACATCCAACTGATTCCCGTGCTGATTCGTGCGGTGCAGCAGTTGTCCGCATTGGTCCGCCAACTGACTCGGCGGGTAGACCGCGTGCATCAACGTCTTGCGAAGTTGGAACGGGGCGCATAAGCATGGCGACGCTCATCAAGCACCAAGGCCTGCTGTTCGAAGACCTGTTCGACCCGGACATTATGGGTGACGGTCCTGTGGCGGGGCGCTGTTTCCACAACGGCCAGCCGCTGCGATTCGCGCATATCCAGTACGGCAGGAAACGTGCCGACGTGAACTTTCGCGTCAACAACGTGGACGTGTCCAACTTGTGGGCCGCGAAGGGCACGGCGTCGTATATCAGTAGAGGCGGTGTTCCTGACCACATCAGCGATCTTCAGGTGGTGCCACCGACCGGCGGCAGTTCCTCGGCGTTCGTCAGCTTCCGTGCAACGGGTCAAGTCATGTGGACAACTGACGCAGGGGCGCCCGGCGTCGGCACTTGGGCGCCCGGCACCGGAAGCCCCGGCGCCGCGTACGACATCAAGTATCAGAATCTCGGCGTTAGTTCTGGTGGCTCATTGAACGGCGCTGACAACGTTTGGCGGCAGATAAGTTCGGACCAACCTTGCAGCCTAGGAATATTCGCTAGCAACGGCCAATCACGCAGCGCGTCCGCATCAGTCAACGTGCAGATTCGTCGCCGATCCGATGGCGCGATCCTATTGAACTTCAACCTGAACTTCTCTGCTTCTGTCGTAAGCGACGGCTAACCCGAACCGCGCACGTGTAACGCCGTTACACGTGCGCGTTGTCGTGCGCGCGATTCGACCGGCGCCGATCCTGGGGACATGCAAAACAACGCCGACATTCTGCGCAAGATCGCGAACATGATTCGCATCGGCACCATTACCGAAGTCGATTACGGTTCAAAAACCGCACGCGTGTCGTCGGGCGATCTCACAACCGACTTTCTGCCCTGGTGCACGGGCCGCGCGGGCAAGCGCTCGAATTGGTCCCCGCGCAGCGTCGGCGAACAAGTCATCCTCGTTTGCCCGCAAGGCGAGACGACGCGCGCTTTCATTCTCGGATCGCTCTACAGCAAAGCGAACCCGGCGCCCGATGACGGCGAGAACCGCCACGTAAACCGCTACGGCGACGGTGCGGTTATCAGCTACGACGAAGACGCGCACGCCTTGCACGCGACCTTGCCGAGCGGCGGCACGGCCACGCTGTCGGCCGATGGCGGCATCACGCTAAACGGCCCGGTCACCATCAACGGCGCGACCACGATCAACGGCAATGCGTCGATCAAGGGCAAGGCCGAGGCGACCGAGGATGTCGTCGGCGGCGGCGTGAGCCTTGCGACCCATCCGCACAAACTCGTCATGCCCGGCACCGGCCTGTCGGGGCCGCCCGGATGATCGGCACCGACCGCCACACCGGCAAGCGGATCGACGGCGAGGCGCATTTGCGCCAGTCCATCACCGACATTCTGACCACGCCCATCGGCTCGCGCGTTATGCGCCGCGATTACGGCTCGCTGTTGTTCGAGCTGATCGACCAACCCATGAACGAAGCCACCCGCGTGCGCCTGTTCGGCGCGACCGCAACGGCGCTGCAACGGTTTGAGCCGCGCTTTCGCCTGACCCGCGTCGGCCTGTCGCCGGGTGACACGCCGGGATCGGCCCGCCTGGAACTTCAGGGGCAGCGGATCGACGGCGCCGGCCGCCGCGTGCCGGCCTCTCTTTCGCTCCCTCTCCCCATTCGCCTGTAACCCACCCCGGAGTTTCCTTTGGCCGACTATCACCACGGCGTTCGCATTACCGAAGTAAAGGATGGCGCGCGCTCCGTCCGCACCGTCTCCACGTCCGTCATTGGCATGGTTTGCACGTCCAACGACGCCGACGCGTCCGCGTTTCCGCTCAACCGTCCCGTGCTCTTGACCGACGTTCGCAAGGCCATTGCCAAGGCCGGCGTTAACGGCACCTTGCGCCCGGCACTGCAAGCCATCGCCGACCAATGCAGTCCCCTGGTCGTCGTCGTGCGCGTGCCGACCGGCACGGATGATGCGACCACGACCAGCAACGTCATCGGCGGCACCGAGACCGGCAGCTATACCGGCTTGTCCGCACTGCTCGCGGCGCAAGTGCAACTCGGCGTGCGCCCGCGCATTCTCGGCGCGCCCGGCGTCGATACCCAGCCGGTCGCGGTGGCGTTGGCGACCATCGCCCAGAAACTGCGCGGCATGGCCTACGTGAGCGCCGGCACCAGCGCGACCAAGGAAGACGCGGTGTTGTACCGCAAATCGTTCGCGCAGCGCGAAGTGATGATTGTCTGGCCGGACTTTGTGGCGTTCGACACGGTCACCAGCACCGCAAAACCTGCGTTTGCCGTCGCCCGCGCGCTCGGCCTGCGTGCCCGCATCGATCAAGAACAGGGCTGGCACAAAACCCTGTCGAACGTCGCCGTCAATGGCGTCACCGGCCTGTCGCGTGACGTGCATTGGGACTTGCAAGACCCGAACACGGACGCCGGCTACCTCAATGCGGGCGACGTGACGACGCTCATCAACAACAAAGGCCCCCGCTTCTGGGGCTCGCGGACGTGCAGCGATGATCCGCGATTCGCGTTTGAGTCGGCGGTTCGCACCAGCCAAGTCATCGCCGACACCTTCGCCGAACATTGCTTTCCCGACGTCGATAGCCCGCTTACGCCGCAGCGCGTCAAAGACATCATCGAATCGCTGAATGCTCAGTTCCGCGCCTGGAAAAACGGCGGCTACATCCTCGGCGGCAAATGCTGGTTCGACCCCGACGCGAACCCGAAGGAGTCCATTGCCGCAGGCCGCTTGCGCCTTGCCTACGACTACACGCCCGTGCCGCCGATGGAAGACCTGACTTTGGCTGCAACGATCACCGACGAATACATCAACGACTTCGCCAGTCGTTTGAGCGCCTAACCCCTTTCGCCTTGGAGACCACATGGCACTTCCCGCCAAACTCAAAAATTTCGGCGCCTTCATCGACGGTCAAAGCTATCTGGGTTTGGTCAACGAACTGACCCCGCCGCCGCTCAATCGAAAAATGGAGCCATATCGCGGCGGCGGCATGAATGGCGAGGTCGAAATCGATTTCGGCCCCGATGGCCCGATGATCTTCGAATGGAAGTGCGGCGGCTTCGTCCGCGACGCGCTGCGTCAGTACGGCGCGACCCGTCACGATGCGGTGCCGCTGCGCATTGCCGGCGCCTACCAGCGCGACGACACGTCGGAAATTATGGCGGTCGAGTTCGTCTTGCGCGGTCGGCACAAGGAAATCACGTTCGGCACCGTCAAAGCCGGCGACGATACCGAAACCACGTTCAAGACCACGTGCAGCTATTACAAGATCATTGTTAACGGTGTGACCGATATCGAAATCGATTTCATGAACATGATCGAGATCGTCGGCGGTGTGGACCGCCTCGCGCAGCAGCGCGCCGCCATCGGCTACTAACCCCGCGCCCGACGCAAGGTCGGGCGCTGTCTTTCTCTACCGCAAGGAACTCCCATGTCCAAGACCACCCCGGCCGAGATTCAAGCCGCGCAAGCCGATCCTGTCACTAGCGTGGATATCACGCTCGAACAGCCGTTCAAGCGCGGCGACACCCTCGTAACCACTGTGACCGTTCGCCGCCCCGTCTCGGGCGAGCTGCGCGGCCTGTCCATGCTCGACCTGATGCGCATGGAAATTGACGCGGTGCATAAGGTGTTGCCGCGCATCACGCAACCGATGTTGAACAGCTTCGAAGTGGCAAAGCTCGATCCGGCAGACACCGCGCAATTCGGCTTGGCGATTGGCGATTTTTTCGTGACGAAAGCGCAGCGGTCGGGCTCCCTGCCTGCGTAGATGACGCGATGGCCGATATAGCGGTCATCTTCGGTTGGACCCCCGCCGACATGGCGGATTTCTCCCTTTCTGAGTTAGCACAGTGGCGCGAGCGCGCCCGCGTGCGGAGTGGCGTGGACGAATGAGCAACGGCGGCGATTTGGCTTTGAAGGTGCGATTGGATGCGCTCGACCGCGCCAGTGCGCCCATGAAGCGGATCGCCGCCGCCAGCGAAGCCACGGCCCGCGCCTTGCGCGAGACCCAAGGCCGACTCAAGGAACTGGACCGCGCACAGCAGCAGATTGCCGGCTTTCGCCGGCTCAAGAACGAAGCCGATGCGAGCGGCCAAGCGCTCAAGGCGCAGCAGCAGCGACTGGCGGACGTGCGCGCGCAGATGGAACGCTGCGGCGTCGCGAGCAAGACGCTATCGCAGAACTATGCGCGGGCCGAGCGGCAAACCGAAAAGCTCCGGTTCGCGCACATCAACAAACTGCGCGCCCTCAAGGGCGCAAAGGAAGGGCTCGCCGCTGCGGGCATCGAGACCAAACAACTCGGCGACCACGAACGCCGGTTGGCGGCCGAGATGGCGCAGACCAATCAACGCATTGCACAGCAGCGGCAACAACTTGGAAGACTCGCCCAACAGTCCCGGCAGGCGCAGGCGGCGCAGCAGCGCATGGCGAAGACACAGCAGCAGGCGGGCGCGCTGGCCGCTGCGGGCGCGGGCCTGGGCGCGGCGGCCGGCACCCTGGCCGCGCCGCTGGCGTTCGCCATCAAATCCTATGCGTCCTTCGAAGACGCGATGACCGGCGTTGCGCGTCAGGTCAAGGGAGCGCGCGACGAACAAGGGAAGTTGACGCCGCT is a genomic window containing:
- a CDS encoding GpE family phage tail protein, which produces MADFSLSELAQWRERARVRSGVDE